In Triticum aestivum cultivar Chinese Spring chromosome 5B, IWGSC CS RefSeq v2.1, whole genome shotgun sequence, the following proteins share a genomic window:
- the LOC123116353 gene encoding putative cyclin-dependent kinase F-2, with the protein MAIKRVFPGDHPDFKVDTSGGAPRFTFCNRARYWSSTDYQETRALGVGAYGGVVEARHLTNGWTVAVKKPLPCAHEGAGIACGCADARTLREAAFLAACHRHRAIVELRALSLDRCAGKLSVVMECVGPSLHDVLHEHRRGRPFPEADVRCIMEQLLGAAKHMHGLRIIHRDIKLGNILVGADGISTVKICDLGLAVSMSEPAPYGQHGTRGYMAPEMLLGKTDYDATVDMWSLGCVMAELLSGKPLFDGDDDAQQLLAIFRVLGVPLFTTWPAYESLPLAGKLVTPPHVISRNKLHQHFPEDRLSKEGFEVLKGLLSCNIDKRLSATTALRRPWFANAVVDALA; encoded by the coding sequence ATGGCGATCAAGCGCGTCTTCCCCGGCGACCACCCCGACTTCAAGGTGGACACCAGCGGCGGCGCCCCGAGGTTCACCTTCTGCAACAGGGCGCGCTACTGGAGCTCCACCGACTACCAGGAGACGCGCGCGCTCGGCGTGGGCGCCTATGGCGGCGTCGTGGAGGCGCGCCACCTCACCAACGGCTGGACCGTCGCCGTCAAGAAGCCGCTCCCCTGCGCGCACGAGGGCGCCGGCATCGCGTGCGGCTGCGCCGACGCCCGTACGCTGCGCGAGGCCGCGTTCCTCGCGGCGTGCCACCGCCACCGCGCCATCGTCGAGCTCCGGGCGCTCTCGCTCGACCGCTGCGCCGGGAAGCTCTCCGTCGTCATGGAGTGCGTCGGGCCCAGCCTGCACGACGTCCTCCACGAGCACCGCCGCGGCCGGCCCTTCCCTGAGGCCGACGTGCGCTGCATCATGGAGCAGCTCCTCGGCGCCGCCAAGCACATGCACGGGCTCCGCATCATCCACCGCGACATCAAGCTGGGGAACATCCTCGTCGGCGCAGACGGCATCAGCACCGTCAAGATCTGCGACCTAGGGCTCGCGGTGTCCATGTCAGAACCTGCGCCGTACGGCCAGCACGGCACACGCGGATACATGGCGCCGGAGATGCTCCTTGGCAAAACCGACTACGACGCCACGGTTGACATGTGGTCCCTCGGCTGCGTCATGGCCGAGCTCCTCTCCGGGAAGCCACTCTTCGACGGGGACGACGACGCCCAACAGCTCCTCGCCATCTTCCGCGTTCTCGGCGTGCCATTATTCACGACCTGGCCAGCCTACGAGTCATTGCCGCTCGCCGGGAAGCTGGTGACGCCGCCGCATGTCATTTCCCGCAACAAGCTCCATCAGCACTTCCCAGAGGACCGCCTCTCCAAAGAAGGTTTCGAAGTCCTCAAGGGGCTCCTCTCGTGTAACATCGACAAGAGGTTGTCGGCCACCACCGCGCTTAGGCGACCGTGGTTCGCCAACGCCGTAGTCGATGCTTTAGCCTGA